One Jeotgalicoccus saudimassiliensis DNA window includes the following coding sequences:
- a CDS encoding metallophosphoesterase family protein — protein MQRTLIISDIHGELKLFNKLLKKIKYNADKDQLILLGDYIDRGPDSKGVLDRVMALKKQGAIVLKGNHDDMMIAAVDNKPDAWKRWERAGALSTLESYNSSIKSMELPESDEFKEHVAFIREMDYFYEQDNYIFVHAGIRPDILFEENERHTFLWIRELFYEKYSDYKTVVFGHTPVSIIRKKKNHNIYFGENNIIGIDGAATYGGQLNCLELPSRKTYHVRKKCLSKIFKRKH, from the coding sequence ATGCAGCGAACATTAATTATTAGTGATATTCACGGGGAGTTAAAGCTTTTTAATAAATTGCTGAAAAAGATAAAATATAATGCTGATAAAGATCAGCTAATCTTACTTGGTGATTACATAGACCGCGGTCCGGATTCCAAAGGAGTATTGGACCGTGTGATGGCATTAAAGAAACAGGGTGCAATTGTTTTAAAAGGAAACCATGATGACATGATGATCGCTGCTGTGGATAATAAACCGGATGCATGGAAACGATGGGAAAGAGCAGGGGCACTTTCTACATTGGAGAGTTACAATTCATCTATCAAGAGCATGGAGCTGCCTGAATCGGATGAGTTTAAAGAACATGTAGCGTTCATAAGAGAAATGGATTATTTTTATGAACAGGATAATTATATATTCGTTCATGCAGGTATCAGACCGGATATTCTGTTTGAAGAAAACGAACGTCACACATTTCTATGGATCCGTGAATTATTTTATGAGAAATACTCGGATTATAAAACAGTTGTCTTTGGTCATACACCGGTCTCTATAATCCGTAAAAAGAAAAATCACAATATTTACTTTGGTGAGAATAATATTATAGGAATTGATGGAGCTGCGACATATGGCGGTCAGTTAAATTGTTTGGAGTTACCCAGCAGAAAAACATACCATGTTAGAAAGAAATGTTTGTCTAAAATTTTCAAAAGAAAACATTAA
- a CDS encoding 8-oxo-dGTP diphosphatase — protein sequence MSKAEKTIITNMCMIENDKGQILIQDRVSSNWPGVTFPGGKVEKNESFVDSVIREVFEEIGLVIKNPQICGTKQFQTEDDERYIVLMYKTNQYSGNLRSSDEGEVFWIDKYELGTYNLANDFNEMFRVMDSDTLSEFYYDESWNVQLK from the coding sequence ATGTCCAAAGCAGAAAAAACGATAATTACCAACATGTGTATGATAGAAAACGATAAGGGTCAAATATTAATACAGGATCGGGTCAGCAGTAATTGGCCGGGTGTTACTTTCCCCGGTGGAAAAGTTGAAAAGAATGAGTCTTTTGTGGATTCGGTGATTCGTGAAGTGTTTGAAGAGATAGGTCTGGTTATAAAAAATCCGCAAATATGCGGTACGAAACAGTTTCAGACTGAAGATGATGAAAGATATATTGTACTGATGTATAAAACAAATCAGTATTCCGGTAATCTCCGTTCATCTGATGAAGGTGAAGTATTCTGGATTGATAAGTATGAACTTGGTACATATAACCTGGCCAATGATTTTAATGAGATGTTCCGGGTAATGGATTCTGATACTCTTTCCGAATTTTATTATGATGAATCTTGGAATGTGCAGCTTAAATAA
- a CDS encoding DUF5694 domain-containing protein — MKPEIMIVGTQHYHEIFSHSDPDEQFLDSVNIFRDSLIKFQPTRICIEQEEKIQDVINDSFNRYNPVVFYKNEAYDLGFYTAKQLNLKSVIAMDWMEQGYGVNGMSGVYEWAQNNDVSFIELIEEIQSHHDKLSKLNDSYKITLELNKPESYKMDEVLYGQMMLLGDDWNISIPWLTWWYKRNMIMVNNITQNLNNNDQVIVIVGSGHVYILKQFLEASNKFNVMTFYDWVENNNMGGTYD, encoded by the coding sequence ATGAAACCGGAAATTATGATTGTAGGCACTCAGCATTATCATGAAATTTTCAGTCACTCTGACCCAGATGAGCAGTTTTTAGACAGTGTGAACATTTTCAGAGATTCATTAATCAAATTCCAGCCAACTCGTATATGTATTGAACAGGAAGAAAAAATACAGGACGTTATTAATGACAGCTTCAATAGATATAATCCAGTTGTTTTCTATAAAAATGAAGCTTATGATTTGGGATTTTATACTGCTAAACAGTTAAATCTTAAATCTGTCATTGCAATGGACTGGATGGAACAAGGTTACGGGGTTAATGGAATGAGTGGTGTTTATGAATGGGCTCAAAACAACGATGTATCATTCATTGAACTGATTGAAGAGATACAGTCTCATCATGATAAACTCAGTAAATTGAATGACTCATATAAAATCACTTTGGAACTGAATAAACCTGAAAGCTATAAAATGGATGAAGTATTGTATGGTCAAATGATGCTGCTTGGGGATGATTGGAATATTTCAATCCCCTGGCTGACATGGTGGTATAAAAGAAATATGATTATGGTTAATAACATCACTCAGAATTTAAATAACAATGATCAAGTAATAGTTATAGTCGGTTCTGGTCACGTTTATATTTTAAAACAATTTTTGGAAGCATCGAATAAGTTCAATGTCATGACTTTTTATGACTGGGTTGAAAATAATAATATGGGAGGCACTTATGATTAG
- a CDS encoding GNAT family N-acetyltransferase — protein sequence MIRKANLDDAENIAQILVHSWQVNFKNIVPKDYLNQMSVHKITRGIKKSLEVNTLFVYEIDEMIVAFVGCGSNRLQEHPEFEAELHAIHVLPDQKGKGIGKDLFEIVKVTLIEQNYTNMILSVFEDNLSTIFYEKLGGKFIGTRTVEYGGKQSIERLYGWNLS from the coding sequence ATGATTAGAAAAGCAAATTTAGATGACGCTGAAAATATTGCACAGATTTTAGTACATAGCTGGCAAGTAAATTTTAAAAATATTGTTCCTAAAGACTATTTAAATCAAATGAGTGTACATAAGATTACCAGGGGTATTAAAAAATCGTTAGAAGTAAATACTTTATTCGTATATGAAATCGATGAGATGATAGTTGCCTTTGTCGGATGCGGTTCAAACAGACTTCAAGAGCATCCAGAATTTGAAGCAGAATTGCACGCTATTCATGTTCTACCTGATCAAAAAGGTAAAGGTATCGGCAAAGATTTATTCGAAATTGTTAAAGTAACTTTAATCGAACAAAATTATACAAATATGATACTTTCCGTATTTGAAGATAATCTCTCTACAATATTTTATGAAAAACTAGGCGGAAAGTTTATAGGTACGAGAACAGTTGAATACGGTGGAAAGCAGTCTATAGAAAGATTATACGGTTGGAATCTTAGCTAA
- a CDS encoding AI-2E family transporter translates to MTQKRWFQTAVAVIFTLIIILLLIQLQAIFSPIFTVIQTIFVPLLIGGVLFYLTRPILHFLMNHKFPKWSAIIIIIALMGLLIWLFYILIAPIVTQQVNSLIDNAPEIINTVEGYVEYFLTQREHMPTAVQDQISNVSGQLTDWAATIGSGIGSFIMSLFSGVLALVLVPFFLIYIMIDHKKFAPFVSKFFSGDRKAWVRKTLGDVDHTLKSYIVGQLLVSLVVGILLLTGYLIIGLDYAFLLALIGVVTNVIPFLGPYIAVIPAIIIALFQDPIMAVYVGIIMLIAQQIEGNLITPNVMGNALSVHPLTVITLILAAGNIAGIWGIILAIPFYAVVKTIVINIYEKRQEIKDTATENVS, encoded by the coding sequence ATGACACAAAAACGCTGGTTTCAAACAGCAGTCGCTGTAATTTTTACTTTAATTATTATTTTATTACTTATTCAACTGCAGGCGATTTTCTCTCCAATTTTCACCGTGATACAGACTATATTTGTACCTCTGCTGATTGGCGGAGTACTTTTCTATTTAACCCGCCCGATTTTGCATTTTCTGATGAATCATAAATTCCCAAAGTGGTCAGCTATCATCATTATTATTGCTTTGATGGGATTACTTATTTGGTTATTTTATATTCTTATCGCACCTATCGTTACTCAGCAGGTCAATTCGCTTATCGATAATGCTCCGGAAATTATTAACACTGTAGAAGGTTATGTAGAATATTTCCTGACACAGCGTGAACATATGCCAACCGCAGTTCAGGATCAGATCAGCAACGTGTCCGGGCAATTAACAGACTGGGCAGCAACTATCGGCTCAGGTATCGGTTCATTCATAATGAGCCTGTTTTCGGGAGTGCTTGCACTGGTACTCGTGCCGTTTTTCCTGATTTATATTATGATTGACCACAAGAAGTTCGCACCTTTTGTTTCAAAATTCTTCTCCGGAGACAGAAAAGCATGGGTTCGTAAAACACTTGGCGATGTAGACCACACTTTAAAATCATATATTGTCGGGCAACTATTAGTCAGCTTAGTTGTAGGAATTCTGCTACTGACTGGTTACTTAATCATCGGTCTGGATTATGCATTCTTACTCGCACTTATTGGTGTAGTAACCAATGTTATTCCATTCCTAGGACCTTATATTGCAGTAATTCCGGCAATCATTATTGCACTGTTCCAGGATCCGATTATGGCTGTATATGTAGGAATCATTATGCTTATTGCACAGCAAATTGAAGGGAACCTCATAACGCCGAATGTGATGGGGAATGCGCTGAGTGTTCACCCATTGACGGTTATTACTTTGATACTCGCAGCAGGTAACATCGCAGGTATTTGGGGAATAATCCTGGCAATTCCATTCTATGCTGTAGTTAAAACTATCGTTATTAACATCTACGAGAAACGTCAGGAAATTAAAGACACCGCAACAGAAAATGTCTCATAA
- a CDS encoding S41 family peptidase has protein sequence MYIDIFNEVVDIMQNDYAGHKDKQGWDSPDRYRENIRELSNQHQLDDYTFINIINDYLLDFKDPHMFFIAKDEQSKTNKDIGFKVRRFNDVLYVTEVMSETRLNAGDRVIALDKLTVSELSLKHKRELRDEIPERQRWENIIEKYNTLYIENNYREVTSFNLKLYDKQQYTPIHSLEKLNHNTFNMTLTDFFSPDPIEKIIASNQERLSDLENLIIDVRQNRGGSDSSFEQLLPLLFPEGKTIINLDNYKMDFNITKRTADLQIKGLKSLQDKTTDTSFKESLDNMITFFQDNSGKGFVSFENGGEFEVEGSEFPKNIIVLADAYCGSAGDIFVDIASRSAKVAVIGRPTAGLNDYSNLINKDWEEKFSLYYPTSRMVSLDSGIKDTGVKPDTYVKWTPEHLQADIDMNIALNFLEER, from the coding sequence ATGTATATAGATATTTTTAATGAAGTTGTTGATATTATGCAGAATGATTATGCCGGACATAAAGATAAACAAGGATGGGATTCACCTGATAGATATCGTGAGAATATTCGAGAATTAAGTAATCAACATCAGTTAGATGATTATACTTTTATAAACATTATTAATGATTATCTACTAGACTTTAAAGATCCACATATGTTTTTCATTGCTAAAGATGAGCAATCCAAAACAAATAAGGATATCGGCTTTAAAGTAAGACGTTTTAACGATGTTCTCTACGTTACTGAGGTTATGAGCGAAACAAGATTGAATGCAGGAGATAGAGTAATCGCTTTAGATAAGCTTACAGTAAGTGAGTTATCTCTTAAACATAAAAGAGAATTGAGAGATGAAATACCTGAACGGCAGAGATGGGAAAATATTATTGAAAAGTACAATACATTGTACATAGAGAATAATTATCGCGAGGTTACAAGTTTCAATCTGAAACTTTATGATAAGCAGCAGTACACACCCATTCATTCTTTAGAAAAGCTAAATCATAATACTTTTAATATGACTTTAACTGATTTCTTTTCACCGGATCCTATAGAAAAGATTATAGCCTCTAATCAGGAAAGATTAAGTGATTTGGAAAACTTAATTATAGATGTACGTCAAAACAGAGGTGGCAGCGATTCAAGCTTTGAACAGCTTTTACCTTTACTTTTTCCAGAAGGAAAAACAATTATTAACCTCGATAATTATAAAATGGATTTTAATATCACAAAAAGAACGGCAGATTTGCAGATTAAGGGGCTTAAATCATTACAAGACAAGACAACAGATACATCTTTTAAAGAAAGCTTAGATAACATGATTACTTTCTTTCAAGACAATTCCGGTAAAGGTTTCGTTTCTTTTGAAAATGGTGGAGAATTTGAAGTTGAAGGTTCTGAATTCCCTAAAAATATAATTGTACTAGCCGATGCATATTGCGGCAGTGCAGGTGATATATTTGTAGACATTGCCAGCAGATCGGCTAAAGTGGCTGTCATAGGAAGGCCTACAGCTGGGTTAAACGATTATTCCAACTTAATTAATAAAGATTGGGAGGAAAAATTCTCGTTGTATTACCCAACGTCCAGAATGGTTTCTCTCGATAGTGGAATCAAAGACACGGGAGTAAAGCCTGATACTTACGTGAAATGGACACCAGAACATCTTCAGGCAGATATAGATATGAACATTGCTTTAAATTTTTTAGAAGAACGATAA